One window from the genome of Malus domestica chromosome 01, GDT2T_hap1 encodes:
- the LOC103428900 gene encoding probable WRKY transcription factor 13 yields the protein MASRTSQAAILNQQQQQLGLFENQEGEGCNTQMGFFHFPPNLTFSSLPFLGHQSLKGGFSTASIASDDAPSTTTLSETLVPRPSLTPSPLRHKQDHNITTTSSEFGGGGGGAHAHLLSLQRSTANLWAWGDVSDDRDEYCLNSKRSSGGDDQHHPYLGGVSAMKMKKMKAIRRKVREPRFCFKTLSDVDVLDDGYKWRKYGQKVVKNTQHPRSYYRCTMDNCRVKKRVERLAEDPRMVITTYEGRHVHSPSHDLEDQDSRSPSHLNNFFW from the exons atggcaTCTAGAACGTCCCAGGCAGCCATTCTcaaccagcagcagcagcagctgggTTTGTTTGAGAATCAAGAGGGAGAGGGTTGTAATACACAGATGGGTTTCTTTCATTTCCCACCAAACTTGACCTTTTCGTCGTTGCCGTTTTTAGGTCACCAATCTCTCAAAGGCGGCTTCAGTACGGCTAGCATAGCTTCTGATGATGCACCTTCAACCACCACTCTCTCTGAAACCTTAGTCCCCCGGCCATCACTTACTCCTTCCCCTCTAAGGCATAAACAAGATCATAACATCACTACTACTAGTTCTGAATTTggcggtggaggaggaggagcccATGCCCATCTCCTTTCTTTGCAAAGATCCACCGCAAATCTCTg GGCATGGGGAGACGTGAGTGATGATCGTGATGAGTATTGCCTGAACAGCAAGAGATCAAGCGGCGGAGACGACCAACATCATCCTTATTTAGGAGGGGTTTCAGcaatgaagatgaagaagatgaaggcaattaGGAGGAAGGTGAGGGAGCCTAGGTTTTGCTTCAAAACCCTGAGCGATGTGGATGTGCTTGATGATGGTTACAAGTGGAGAAAGTACGGACAGAAAGTGGTAAAGAACACACAGCATCCAAG GAGTTATTATCGTTGTACGATGGATAACTGCCGCGTAAAGAAACGAGTAGAGCGATTAGCCGAGGACCCGAGAATGGTGATCACAACATATGAAGGGAGACACGTGCATTCTCCATCTCATGATCTTGAGGATCAAGATTCACGATCTCCGTCTCACCTAAACAACTTCTTCTGGTAG